In Brassica rapa cultivar Chiifu-401-42 chromosome A06, CAAS_Brap_v3.01, whole genome shotgun sequence, a single window of DNA contains:
- the LOC103828103 gene encoding protein LAZ1: MDISSTLLAYSAPAWASFMAGAFLILTLSLSLYLVFDHLSTYKNPEEQMFLIGVILMVPCYSIESFASLVNPSISVDCGILRDCYESFAMYCFGRYLVACLGGEDRTIEFMQRQGRKSFKTPLLLDHNDDKGTIKHPFPMNLFLKPWRLSHWFYQVVKFGIVQYMIIKSLTALTALILEAFGVYCEGEFKWDCGYPYLAVVLNFSQSWALYCLVQFYGATKDELAHIKPLAKFLTFKSIVFLTWWQGVAIALLSSLGLFKSSIAQSLQLKTSVQDFIICIEMGIASVVHLYVFPAKPYGLMGDRFTGSVSVLGDYASVDCPIDPDEIRDSERPTKVRLPHPNVDIRSGMTIKESMRDVFVGGGEYIVKDVRFTVTQAVEPMEKSITKFNEKLHKISQNIKKHDKDKRRVKDDSCMSSSSSSRRVIRGIDDPLLNGSFSDSGVTRTKKHRRKSGYTSAESGGESSSDQAYSGFEVRGRRWITKD, translated from the exons ATGGATATATCATCAACGCTTCTAGCTTACTCGGCTCCGGCTTGGGCAAGCTTTATGGCCGGTGCTTTTTTGATTCTCACCCTCTCCCTTTCCTTGTATCTTGTCTTCGATCACCTTTCTACTTACAAGAACCCTGAG gagCAAATGTTTTTGATTGGAGTCATCCTCATGGTCCCTTGCTATTCAATTGAGTCT TTTGCATCCCTTGTCAACCCATCCATCAGCGTTGACTGCGGCATTCTACGTGACTGCTATGAATCCTTTGCCATGTACTGTTTTGGTCGCTACCTTGTTGCCTGCTTAGGTGGGGAAGATAGGACCATTGAGTTTATGCAACGACAAGGCCGCAAGAGCTTTAAGACTCCCCTCTTACTTGATCACAATGACGATAAGGGAACTATTAAACATCCTTTCCCTATGAATCTTTTCTTAAAACCCTGGAGGCTCAGTCACTGGTTCTATCAAGTTGTTAAGTTTGGTATCGTTCAATAT ATGATTATAAAGTCTCTCACTGCCCTCACTGCCCTCATTCTTGAAGCCTTCGGTGTCTACTGTGAAGGAGAGTTTAAATGGGATTGTGGGTACCCTTACTTGGCAGTTGTTCTCAATTTTAGCCAGTCATGGGCCTTATACTGTCTGGTTCAGTTCTATGGTGCAACCAAAGATGAGCTTGCGCACATAAAGCCCCTTGCCAAGTTTCTAACATTCAAGTCAATCGTGTTCTTGACTTGGTGGCAAGGTGTTGCCATTGCTCTTCTCTCTTCCCTCGGTTTGTTCAAAAGTTCCATTGCACAGAGCTTGCAGCTGAAGACTAGTGTTCAAGATTTCATCATTTGCATTGAG ATGGGTATTGCTTCGGTTGTTCACCTGTATGTATTCCCAGCAAAACCTTACGGTCTAATGGGAGATCGCTTTACTGGATCTGTATCAGTTCTCGGGGACTATGCATCCGTGGACTGTCCTATTGATCCCGATGAGATTAGGGACAGTGAGAGACCAACGAAGGTCCGCCTTCCACATCCTAACGTTGATATCAGAAGTGGTATGACCATCAAAGAAAGCATGAGAGATGTTTTCGTTGGTGGTGGTGAATAC ATTGTGAAAGACGTCAGGTTCACAGTGACTCAAGCAGTCGAGCCTATGGAGAAGAGCATTACAAAGTTTAATGAGAAACTTCACAAGATCTCACAGAACATAAAGAAACACGACAAAGACAAGAGAAGAGTTAAGGATGACAGTTGcatgtcatcatcatcatctagtCGGCGAGTGATTCGCGGGATCGATGATCCGCTTTTAAATGGGAGTTTTAGTGACAGCGGAGTTACAAGGACCAAAAAGCACCGGCGCAAATCAGGTTACACGAGCGCGGAAAGCGGGGGAGAGAGCAGTAGTGATCAAGCTTATAGTGGATTTGAAGTAAGGGGCCGTAGATGGATCACAAAGGATTAA
- the LOC103828104 gene encoding protein NLP3 — translation MLASISSLALTQSWLTNFICRSLVHHILVNYLYFVCKYRGMLMQMEESNNSGVVDFPENFMDQLLWEECRGEEEEVSLWSSLGLKERVTCAMGHLQEVMGGEKELLIQLWVPVERGMRRVLSTEEQPYSLNLFSQSQSLALYRDISAGYSFAAEVGSDQLVGLPGRVFLNRMPEWTPDVRFFRSEEYLRIGYAHRCQVRASLALPLFQGPSGTCMGVLEMITTHPSLEYGSQLHTIHHALQAFDLRSSETSIVPTSLKPHTDDDLHREVASILKGICISYGLPLAITWGHQQDSCLSAIVSASYASDQNSRSFLDACSEHHLVAKEGIAGRAFATKKQYIAKDVAILSYPLSHYAKMFDLHAALAIPLLTRYSRNVQFVLEFFFPRDYYCLINQRPILLASQLSLRFQSSPHLMVDDDQLKLAECMSRKGKGKDVSVSWEMREPSSFSSSSSSCLESRKRKRRDEKDITLDILRQHFAGSLKDAAKNIGVCPTTLKRICRQHGISRWPSRKIKKVGHSLRKLQVVMDSVEGVQGSHHLASFYSSFPQLQSPLQLDPTKTVAKSPPPSSSSSSGSSTCCSSEEKDKQLGGGFHKPSSQVLLTLGSSLMKDEQRPVRATSSLPPLPSARKAKDAGMKVHAMFGDSKMRMRLKHHWGIADLRREIAKGFGMDDDALTSNFTLKYMDDDEEWVLLTCDADLEECIQIYKSSLYKETVRISVSSLL, via the exons ATGCTTGCATCAATATCATCCCTAGCTCTTACCCAATCCTGGTTAACTAACTTTATTTGTCGCAGTTTGGTTCATCATATCttagttaattatttatattttgtctgTAAATATCGAGGCATGCTCATGCAAATGGAAGAAAGCAACAACTCAGGCGTGGTGGATTTCCCTGAAAACTTTATGGACCAACTCTTGTGGGAAGAGTGCAGgggagaagaggaggaggtaTCGTTATGGTCATCATTAGGGTTGAAGGAGAGAGTTACTTGCGCCATGGGGCACCTGCAAGAGGTGATGGGAGGAGAGAAGGAGTTGCTGATTCAGCTGTGGGTTCCTGTGGAGAGAGGGATGAGAAGAGTGCTAAGCACGGAAGAACAGCCTTACTCGCTCAACCTCTTCTCCCAGAGCCAGAGCTTGGCCCTCTACCGAGACATCTCAGCAGGCTACAGCTTTGCAGCAGAGGTTGGGTCTGACCAGCTGGTGGGACTCCCTGGGCGAGTGTTCCTGAATAGGATGCCTGAGTGGACTCCAGATGTTCGCTTCTTCAGGAGTGAGGAGTACCTTCGCATCGGATACGCCCACAGGTGCCAGGTTCGAGCTTCCCTCGCTCTTCCACTCTTCCAAGGGCCTTCTGGAACCTGCATGGGGGTGTTGGAGATGATCACCACTCACCCCAGCTTGGAGTATGGCTCCCAACTTCACACCATCCACCATGCCCTTCAG GCCTTTGATCTCCGGAGTTCAGAAACCTCCATCGTCCCAACCTCTCTCAAG CCCCACACCGACGACGACCTTCACCGAGAGGTGGCCTCGATTCTCAAAGGCATCTGCATCTCATACGGACTCCCGCTAGCTATTACGTGGGGACACCAACAAGACTCGTGCCTTTCTGCTATAGTCTCTGCCAGTTACGCCTCTGACCAGAACAGCCGCAGCTTCCTGGACGCCTGCTCGGAGCACCATCTTGTTGCCAAGGAAGGAATCGCTGGAAGAGCCTTTGCCACCAAGAAACAGTATATCGCAAAAGATGTGGCAATCCTCAGCTACCCTCTCTCCCACTACGCCAAGATGTTCGACCTCCACGCTGCTCTTGCTATTCCTCTCCTGACCAGATACAGCCGCAACGTCCAATTTGTTCTCGAGTTCTTCTTCCCCAGAGACTACTACTGTCTTATTAATCAGAGGCCGATCCTCCTCGCCTCCCAACTCAGCCTACGCTTCCAGAGCTCACCTCATCTGATGGTAGACGACGACCAGCTTAAGCTCGCAGAGTGCATGTCACGCAAGGGTAAGGGAAAAGATGTGTCTGTCTCTTGGGAGATGAGAGaaccttcttctttctcttcttcttcttcttcttgtttggaAAGCAGAAAGCGGAAAAGAAGGGATGAGAAGGATATCACTTTGGATATTCTCAGGCAACACTTTGCTGGCAGCCTCAAGGACGCCGCTAAAAACATTGGTG TATGTCCGACGACCTTGAAGAGGATCTGCAGACAACACGGAATCTCAAGGTGGCCATCGAGGAAGATCAAGAAAGTGGGACACTCTCTTCGGAAACTGCAGGTGGTGATGGACTCTGTTGAAGGAGTTCAAGGCTCTCACCATCTTGCCTCCTTCTACTCAAGCTTCCCTCAACTTCAGTCTCCTTTGCAGCTTGATCCTACCAAAACTGTCGCAAAGTCACCgccgccttcttcttcttcttcatcaggtTCAAGCACATGTTGCTCCTCCGAAGAGAAAGACAAACAACTAGGTGGTGGCTTCCACAAACCATCATCTCAAGTACTTCTTACCTTAGGCAGCAGCCTGATGAAGGATGAGCAGAGGCCCGTACGTGCCACGTCATCCCTACCCCCATTGCCATCCGCAAGGAAAGCAAAGGACGCTGGAATGAAAGTGCATGCCATGTTTGGTGACTCCAAGATGAGAATGAGGCTGAAACACCACTGGGGAATCGCAGACCTCAGAAGAGAGATCGCAAAAGGGTTTGGGATGGATGATGATGCTTTGACAAGTAACTTCACTCTCAAGTAtatggatgatgatgaagaatgGGTTCTGTTGACGTGCGACGCTGATCTTGAGGAGTGCATACAAATCTACAAGTCCTCTCTTTATAAAGAGACCGTCAGAATATCTGTCTCTTCcttgctttga
- the LOC103828105 gene encoding probable galacturonosyltransferase 3 isoform X1 → MMMMMMPRCFVSLIQAFFLSLVLLLLHHVGGESQAASSHHRELLAYRRPLQDCPGCTTTTASSLPALHYDPDLKDVNIVATYSDHHGNIRLGSVKMGHLSSSWLFHNPLLPLPNNNKPPSQLVTPRDSFQNDSRMEESASYSSTNQTENHFPHVEFTSPAKLKRQSLRQERRAQRTLELIQQDKESDKQMQEAAIHKSMTFENSLVGKYSIWRRDFESPNADAILKLMRDQIIMAKAYAHIAKSKNASNLYLFLMQQSRENQRVLGKATSDADLPSRALEQAKAMGHALSLAKDELYDCHELAKKFRAMLQSTERNVDGLKKKGTFLIQLAAKTFPQPLHCLSLQLAADYFLLGFNEEEEDVVKKDAKFEDPSLYHYAIFSDNVLATSVVVNSTVLNAKQPEKHVFHIVTDKLNFAAMKMWFRVNAPADATIQVENINDFKWLNSSYCSVLRQLESARLKEYYFKANHPSSISAGADNLKYRNPKYLSMLNHLRFYLPEVYPKLDKILFLDDDIVVQKDLAPLWEVDMQGKVNGAVETCKESFHRFDKYLNFSNPKISENFDAGACGWAFGMNMFDLREWRKRNITGIYHYWQDMNEDRTLWKLGSLPPGLITFYNLTYAMERSWHVLGLGYDPALNQTAIENAAVVHYNGNYKPWLGLAFAKYKPYWSKYVEYDNPYLRLCNINE, encoded by the exons atgatgatgatgatgatgccgAGATGCTTCGTTTCTCTAATTCAAGCCTTCTTCTTATCGCTG GTATTGCTGCTGCTACATCATGTGGGTGGAGAGTCACAAGCAGC CAGCAGCCACCACCGAGAACTTCTAGCTTACCGTCGTCCGTTGCAAGATTGTCCTGGATGTACTACTACAACTGCTTCCTCTCTTCCTGCACTTCACTACGATCCAGATCTCAAA GATGTGAACATAGTTGCCACCTACAGTGACCATCACGGTAATATACGCCTTGGTAGTGTCAAAATGGGTCATCTTTCATCTTCTTGGCTTTTCCACaatcctcttcttcctctcccCAACAACAACAAACCTCCTTCTCAG CTAGTGACACCGCGGGATTCATTTCAAAATGATTCTAGAATGGAAGAGAGTGCAAGTTATTCTTCTACTAATCAGACCGAGAACCATTTTCCACACGTGGAGTTTACAAGCCCTGCGAAACTGAAGCGTCAg AGTTTACGTCAAGAAAGGAGAGCTCAACGTACTCTGGAGCTCATCCAACAAGATAAGGAATCTGATAAGCAAATGCAAGAAGCTGCCATTCACAAGTCCATGACCTTTGAAAACTCTCTCGTTGGCAAATACAGTATATGGAGGAGAGACTTTGAGAGCCCCAACGCTGATGCTATCTTGAAGCTCATGAGAGACCAGATCATTATGGCTAAAGCTTATGCCCATATCGCCAAATCCAAAAATGCATCCAATCTCTACCTTTTCTTGATGCAGCAGAGTAGAGAAAATCAACGTGTTCTGGGAAAAGCAACTTCTGATGCTGACCTTCCTTCAAg AGCGCTTGAACAAGCAAAAGCCATGGGCCATGCTCTCTCTCTGGCAAAAGACGAGTTATATGACTGCCATGAACTTGCAAAGAAGTTTCGGGCCATGCTTCAATCCACTGAACGCAATGTAGATGGACTGAAGAAAAAGGGCACCTTCTTAATTCAGCTGGCCGCCAAGACATTTCCACAGCCATTGCATTGCCTGAGTCTGCAGCTAGCGGCAGACTATTTTCTTCTCGGTTTCAATGAAGAGGAGGAGGATGTAGTCAAAAAGGATGCCAAGTTTGAAGATCCTTCTCTCTATCACTATGCCATCTTTTCAGATAACGTCCTGGCAACATCAGTCGTAGTCAACTCCACTGTCCTGAATGCCAAGCAACCGGAGAAGCATGTCTTCCATATAGTAACAGACAAATTGAATTTTGCTGCAATGAAGATGTGGTTTCGCGTCAATGCTCCTGCTGATGCCACGATTCAAGTTGAGAACATCAATGATTTTAAGTGGCTCAACTCCTCTTACTGCTCTGTTCTACGTCAGCTTGAATCCGCAAGGCTTAAAGAATACTATTTCAAAGCAAACCATCCTTCGTCTATCTCTGCTGGCGCAGACAATCTCAAGTACCGAAACCCAAAGTACCTATCGATGCTGAATCATCTGAGATTCTACCTGCCTGAGGTGTATCCGAAGCTGGACAAGATCCTGTTTCTTGACGATGACATTGTGGTGCAAAAAGACCTGGCACCTCTATGGGAAGTAGACATGCAAGGAAAAGTGAATGGTGCGGTGGAGACGTGTAAAGAAAGCTTCCACAGATTTGACAAGTACCTCAACTTCTCTAATCCAAAGATCTCAGAGAATTTCGATGCGGGGGCTTGCGGGTGGGCGTTTGGCATGAATATGTTTGACCTGAGAGAGTGGAGGAAAAGGAACATCACTGGGATATATCATTACTGGCAAGACATG AATGAAGATAGAACGCTGTGGAAGCTGGGTTCGTTGCCACCGGGGTTAATCACATTCTACAACCTGACCTATGCAATGGAGCGGAGCTGGCACGTGCTGGGGCTAGGCTATGACCCAGCTCTCAACCAGACAGCTATAGAGAATGCAGCGGTTGTGCATTACAATGGGAACTACAAGCCATGGCTGGGCTTGGCGTTTGCCAAGTACAAACCTTACTGGTCCAAGTACGTCGAGTACGATAACCCTTACCTCCGTCTATGCAACATCAATGAATGA
- the LOC103828105 gene encoding probable galacturonosyltransferase 3 isoform X3, whose translation MEESASYSSTNQTENHFPHVEFTSPAKLKRQSLRQERRAQRTLELIQQDKESDKQMQEAAIHKSMTFENSLVGKYSIWRRDFESPNADAILKLMRDQIIMAKAYAHIAKSKNASNLYLFLMQQSRENQRVLGKATSDADLPSRALEQAKAMGHALSLAKDELYDCHELAKKFRAMLQSTERNVDGLKKKGTFLIQLAAKTFPQPLHCLSLQLAADYFLLGFNEEEEDVVKKDAKFEDPSLYHYAIFSDNVLATSVVVNSTVLNAKQPEKHVFHIVTDKLNFAAMKMWFRVNAPADATIQVENINDFKWLNSSYCSVLRQLESARLKEYYFKANHPSSISAGADNLKYRNPKYLSMLNHLRFYLPEVYPKLDKILFLDDDIVVQKDLAPLWEVDMQGKVNGAVETCKESFHRFDKYLNFSNPKISENFDAGACGWAFGMNMFDLREWRKRNITGIYHYWQDMNEDRTLWKLGSLPPGLITFYNLTYAMERSWHVLGLGYDPALNQTAIENAAVVHYNGNYKPWLGLAFAKYKPYWSKYVEYDNPYLRLCNINE comes from the exons ATGGAAGAGAGTGCAAGTTATTCTTCTACTAATCAGACCGAGAACCATTTTCCACACGTGGAGTTTACAAGCCCTGCGAAACTGAAGCGTCAg AGTTTACGTCAAGAAAGGAGAGCTCAACGTACTCTGGAGCTCATCCAACAAGATAAGGAATCTGATAAGCAAATGCAAGAAGCTGCCATTCACAAGTCCATGACCTTTGAAAACTCTCTCGTTGGCAAATACAGTATATGGAGGAGAGACTTTGAGAGCCCCAACGCTGATGCTATCTTGAAGCTCATGAGAGACCAGATCATTATGGCTAAAGCTTATGCCCATATCGCCAAATCCAAAAATGCATCCAATCTCTACCTTTTCTTGATGCAGCAGAGTAGAGAAAATCAACGTGTTCTGGGAAAAGCAACTTCTGATGCTGACCTTCCTTCAAg AGCGCTTGAACAAGCAAAAGCCATGGGCCATGCTCTCTCTCTGGCAAAAGACGAGTTATATGACTGCCATGAACTTGCAAAGAAGTTTCGGGCCATGCTTCAATCCACTGAACGCAATGTAGATGGACTGAAGAAAAAGGGCACCTTCTTAATTCAGCTGGCCGCCAAGACATTTCCACAGCCATTGCATTGCCTGAGTCTGCAGCTAGCGGCAGACTATTTTCTTCTCGGTTTCAATGAAGAGGAGGAGGATGTAGTCAAAAAGGATGCCAAGTTTGAAGATCCTTCTCTCTATCACTATGCCATCTTTTCAGATAACGTCCTGGCAACATCAGTCGTAGTCAACTCCACTGTCCTGAATGCCAAGCAACCGGAGAAGCATGTCTTCCATATAGTAACAGACAAATTGAATTTTGCTGCAATGAAGATGTGGTTTCGCGTCAATGCTCCTGCTGATGCCACGATTCAAGTTGAGAACATCAATGATTTTAAGTGGCTCAACTCCTCTTACTGCTCTGTTCTACGTCAGCTTGAATCCGCAAGGCTTAAAGAATACTATTTCAAAGCAAACCATCCTTCGTCTATCTCTGCTGGCGCAGACAATCTCAAGTACCGAAACCCAAAGTACCTATCGATGCTGAATCATCTGAGATTCTACCTGCCTGAGGTGTATCCGAAGCTGGACAAGATCCTGTTTCTTGACGATGACATTGTGGTGCAAAAAGACCTGGCACCTCTATGGGAAGTAGACATGCAAGGAAAAGTGAATGGTGCGGTGGAGACGTGTAAAGAAAGCTTCCACAGATTTGACAAGTACCTCAACTTCTCTAATCCAAAGATCTCAGAGAATTTCGATGCGGGGGCTTGCGGGTGGGCGTTTGGCATGAATATGTTTGACCTGAGAGAGTGGAGGAAAAGGAACATCACTGGGATATATCATTACTGGCAAGACATG AATGAAGATAGAACGCTGTGGAAGCTGGGTTCGTTGCCACCGGGGTTAATCACATTCTACAACCTGACCTATGCAATGGAGCGGAGCTGGCACGTGCTGGGGCTAGGCTATGACCCAGCTCTCAACCAGACAGCTATAGAGAATGCAGCGGTTGTGCATTACAATGGGAACTACAAGCCATGGCTGGGCTTGGCGTTTGCCAAGTACAAACCTTACTGGTCCAAGTACGTCGAGTACGATAACCCTTACCTCCGTCTATGCAACATCAATGAATGA
- the LOC103828105 gene encoding probable galacturonosyltransferase 3 isoform X2 has protein sequence MMMMMMPRCFVSLIQAFFLSLVLLLLHHVGGESQAASHHRELLAYRRPLQDCPGCTTTTASSLPALHYDPDLKDVNIVATYSDHHGNIRLGSVKMGHLSSSWLFHNPLLPLPNNNKPPSQLVTPRDSFQNDSRMEESASYSSTNQTENHFPHVEFTSPAKLKRQSLRQERRAQRTLELIQQDKESDKQMQEAAIHKSMTFENSLVGKYSIWRRDFESPNADAILKLMRDQIIMAKAYAHIAKSKNASNLYLFLMQQSRENQRVLGKATSDADLPSRALEQAKAMGHALSLAKDELYDCHELAKKFRAMLQSTERNVDGLKKKGTFLIQLAAKTFPQPLHCLSLQLAADYFLLGFNEEEEDVVKKDAKFEDPSLYHYAIFSDNVLATSVVVNSTVLNAKQPEKHVFHIVTDKLNFAAMKMWFRVNAPADATIQVENINDFKWLNSSYCSVLRQLESARLKEYYFKANHPSSISAGADNLKYRNPKYLSMLNHLRFYLPEVYPKLDKILFLDDDIVVQKDLAPLWEVDMQGKVNGAVETCKESFHRFDKYLNFSNPKISENFDAGACGWAFGMNMFDLREWRKRNITGIYHYWQDMNEDRTLWKLGSLPPGLITFYNLTYAMERSWHVLGLGYDPALNQTAIENAAVVHYNGNYKPWLGLAFAKYKPYWSKYVEYDNPYLRLCNINE, from the exons atgatgatgatgatgatgccgAGATGCTTCGTTTCTCTAATTCAAGCCTTCTTCTTATCGCTG GTATTGCTGCTGCTACATCATGTGGGTGGAGAGTCACAAGCAGC CAGCCACCACCGAGAACTTCTAGCTTACCGTCGTCCGTTGCAAGATTGTCCTGGATGTACTACTACAACTGCTTCCTCTCTTCCTGCACTTCACTACGATCCAGATCTCAAA GATGTGAACATAGTTGCCACCTACAGTGACCATCACGGTAATATACGCCTTGGTAGTGTCAAAATGGGTCATCTTTCATCTTCTTGGCTTTTCCACaatcctcttcttcctctcccCAACAACAACAAACCTCCTTCTCAG CTAGTGACACCGCGGGATTCATTTCAAAATGATTCTAGAATGGAAGAGAGTGCAAGTTATTCTTCTACTAATCAGACCGAGAACCATTTTCCACACGTGGAGTTTACAAGCCCTGCGAAACTGAAGCGTCAg AGTTTACGTCAAGAAAGGAGAGCTCAACGTACTCTGGAGCTCATCCAACAAGATAAGGAATCTGATAAGCAAATGCAAGAAGCTGCCATTCACAAGTCCATGACCTTTGAAAACTCTCTCGTTGGCAAATACAGTATATGGAGGAGAGACTTTGAGAGCCCCAACGCTGATGCTATCTTGAAGCTCATGAGAGACCAGATCATTATGGCTAAAGCTTATGCCCATATCGCCAAATCCAAAAATGCATCCAATCTCTACCTTTTCTTGATGCAGCAGAGTAGAGAAAATCAACGTGTTCTGGGAAAAGCAACTTCTGATGCTGACCTTCCTTCAAg AGCGCTTGAACAAGCAAAAGCCATGGGCCATGCTCTCTCTCTGGCAAAAGACGAGTTATATGACTGCCATGAACTTGCAAAGAAGTTTCGGGCCATGCTTCAATCCACTGAACGCAATGTAGATGGACTGAAGAAAAAGGGCACCTTCTTAATTCAGCTGGCCGCCAAGACATTTCCACAGCCATTGCATTGCCTGAGTCTGCAGCTAGCGGCAGACTATTTTCTTCTCGGTTTCAATGAAGAGGAGGAGGATGTAGTCAAAAAGGATGCCAAGTTTGAAGATCCTTCTCTCTATCACTATGCCATCTTTTCAGATAACGTCCTGGCAACATCAGTCGTAGTCAACTCCACTGTCCTGAATGCCAAGCAACCGGAGAAGCATGTCTTCCATATAGTAACAGACAAATTGAATTTTGCTGCAATGAAGATGTGGTTTCGCGTCAATGCTCCTGCTGATGCCACGATTCAAGTTGAGAACATCAATGATTTTAAGTGGCTCAACTCCTCTTACTGCTCTGTTCTACGTCAGCTTGAATCCGCAAGGCTTAAAGAATACTATTTCAAAGCAAACCATCCTTCGTCTATCTCTGCTGGCGCAGACAATCTCAAGTACCGAAACCCAAAGTACCTATCGATGCTGAATCATCTGAGATTCTACCTGCCTGAGGTGTATCCGAAGCTGGACAAGATCCTGTTTCTTGACGATGACATTGTGGTGCAAAAAGACCTGGCACCTCTATGGGAAGTAGACATGCAAGGAAAAGTGAATGGTGCGGTGGAGACGTGTAAAGAAAGCTTCCACAGATTTGACAAGTACCTCAACTTCTCTAATCCAAAGATCTCAGAGAATTTCGATGCGGGGGCTTGCGGGTGGGCGTTTGGCATGAATATGTTTGACCTGAGAGAGTGGAGGAAAAGGAACATCACTGGGATATATCATTACTGGCAAGACATG AATGAAGATAGAACGCTGTGGAAGCTGGGTTCGTTGCCACCGGGGTTAATCACATTCTACAACCTGACCTATGCAATGGAGCGGAGCTGGCACGTGCTGGGGCTAGGCTATGACCCAGCTCTCAACCAGACAGCTATAGAGAATGCAGCGGTTGTGCATTACAATGGGAACTACAAGCCATGGCTGGGCTTGGCGTTTGCCAAGTACAAACCTTACTGGTCCAAGTACGTCGAGTACGATAACCCTTACCTCCGTCTATGCAACATCAATGAATGA